One window from the genome of Macadamia integrifolia cultivar HAES 741 unplaced genomic scaffold, SCU_Mint_v3 scaffold1938, whole genome shotgun sequence encodes:
- the LOC122065238 gene encoding uncharacterized protein LOC122065238 codes for MVGAKDQDNRHQEESMRENLEQIEDSDAEESLSFCDLPIYDKSEASTTTTSNWNENDDDPPRMSTDQELFEFFSDLKADMCPADDVIFCGKLISYKEKECHHAEDKNQILDVFDDDVDDGNQTCTFKSFFRQRRRRSESWNSLQRSQTSAKERFMRTDYQKLRRVSTSTKNPVEPIDRYVSGKCLGKGNFSSHPTSSAPARPRWPLLMFGMVNVPKEMELKDIRNRQNRLNPTLLFPESDAAGGGSEKVRVRREEEKGSWRLLRALSCRGHGSAAVAVS; via the coding sequence ATGGTTGGTGCAAAAGATCAGGATAATCGCCATCAAGAGGAATCCATGAGAGAAAATCTGGAGCAGATTGAAGATTCGGACGCAGAAGAGTCTCTCTCATTCTGTGATCTACCCATTTATGATAAATCAGaagcatcaacaacaacaacttccAATtggaatgaaaatgatgatgatcCACCGCGTATGTCTACTGATCAAGAACTGTTCGAGTTCTTCTCTGATCTGAAAGCTGATATGTGCCCTGCTGATGATGTAATCTTTTGCGGTAAGCTCATTTCTTATAAGGAGAAAGAATGTCACCATGCGGAGGATAAGAATCAAATTCTTGACGtctttgatgatgatgttgatgatggaAATCAGACTTGTACGTTCAAAAGCTTCTTCCGTCAACGAAGACGACGATCGGAATCGTGGAATTCACTGCAGAGATCTCAAACGAGTGCCAAGGAACGGTTCATGCGAACCGATTATCAGAAATTACGAAGAGTTTCAACCTCAACGAAGAACCCGGTGGAGCCAATTGACCGGTATGTGTCCGGTAAGTGTTTAGGAAAGGGGAATTTTTCTTCTCATCCCACATCATCGGCTCCGGCGAGACCTAGGTGGCCCTTATTGATGTTTGGAATGGTGAATGTTCCCAAGGAGATGGAGTTGAAGGATATAAGAAATCGGCAGAATCGCCTGAATCCAACATTGTTGTTTCCGGAATCTGACGCCGCCGGCGGTGGCAGTGAAAAGGTTAGGGTTAGGAGGGAGGAAGAGAAGGGGTCTTGGAGATTGCTAAGAGCTTTGAGCTGCAGGGGACATGGAAGTGCTGCGGTGGCTGTTTCTTGA